Genomic DNA from Labilithrix sp.:
GATCCGACCTGCGGTCCAACGAGCGCGCCGGGATGCACGCCGCGCTCGGTCACGACCCCGTCGAAGGGCGCCGTCAACGTGAGGTACTGCTCCTGCGCGCGGATCGCGTCGAGCCGGCCCTGGTCCGCCTTCATCGAGGCCTCTGCGACCTCAACCTCGTGACCGGCGACCGCGCCCGGCGTCGCCGACGCCGCCTTGAGCCGCTCGTACGTGCTCGTGTCGCCGGCGAGCTTCGCCTCCGCCTCTGCTCTTTGTGCGCCGAGCTCCGGCGCCGAGAGCGTCGCCAGGAGCTGGCCTTGCTTCACCTTCGTGCCGCGGTCGACCAGCACGCGCTGCACGAAGCCGTTCGCGCGCGCGTAGATCGCGACGCGCTCGTACGGCGCGAGCTCGCCTTCGAGCGGGACGACCAGGTCGAGCGTCTTCATGGTGACCGGCACGAGGTCGACGGTCGGCACGGGCGCCGCGGCATCGCTCGGCGCGGGCGGCGCCTCGTGCTTCGTGCTGCACCCGGCGATGAGCAGCAATATGCATCCTGCACGTTTCATGCGGTGACCTCGTCCGGGTCGAGGGATGGCGCTCGGGCGAGACCACGTTTGCCGATGAGCACGTAGAGCGCCGGCACGAAGACGAGCGTCGCCAGCGTCGAGCCGAGCAGCCCGCCGATGACCGCGCGTCCGAGCGGCGCGGATTGCTCGGCGCCCTCGCCGATCGCGAGCGCGGTGGGGATCATGCCGGCGACCATCGCGAGCGTCGTCATCAGAATGGGGCGAACGCGCCCCTTGGCAGCGGCGATCATCGCGTCCGCGGCCGAGGCGCCTTCGCGCCGGTGCGCCTTGGCGAAGATGACGAGAAGGACGGCATTCGCGACCGAGACGCCGATGGCCATGATGGCGCCCATCATCGACTGAACGTTGAGCGTCGTCCCGGTGATGAAGAGCGCGACGATGACCCCGCTCAGAGCCGCGAGCGTCGTCGAGAGCACGACGAGCGGCTCGCGGATCGACTGGAAGCTCACCATGAGGAGGAGCAGCACGACCACCACGGCGAGTCCGAGGCCTTCGCGGAGGCTCGCGAGCGTGACCCGCATCTGCTCCGCCTGACCGTGGAGCGCCACCTTGGCGCCTTTTGGAGGATCGCCGGCGCGAGCGAGCGCTTCTTCCACGTCGTCGGTCGCGCGCGCGAGATCGCCGCCGCGCACGTTGGCGGTGACGTGAATGGCCCGCTGGCTGTTGTAGTGATCGAGCTCGCCGGGGGTCACGTCTTCGCGGATCGTCGCGACGTCGCGGACGAACGCGCGCGACGAGCCGTCCTGCACGATCGGCAACGACGATAGGTCATCGAGCGATCCCATACGCGCTTCCGGCACGCGGAGCTGCACGCGATAGCCGACGCCGGAGACCGGATCCGTCCAGAAAATAGGGGTCGTGAGCGCGCTCGAAGAGGTCGCGGAGACGAGGGACTTCCCGATGCGGTCGACGGTGAGGCCGAACTGTCCGGCCCGCTCTCGGTCGATATCGATCGCGAGCGTGGGGTAATCGAGCGCGACGGGGATCTGCACGTCGCGGAGCTGATCGATCTTCGCGAGCGAGTCCCGAACGCGCTGGGCGTAAGCACGCGTCTCCTTCAAGTTCTTGCCCGATACCGTGACCTGGATCGGCGTGGGAGAGCCGACGCTCAGGACCTGCGAGACGATATCGCCCGCCTCGAAGGAGAACCTCGTGTCCGGGTAGTCCTTGGCGAGGCGCTGTCGCAGCCGCTCTTCGAGGTCCGCGACTCCGATGCGCCCGTGGCCCTGAAGTTGCGCCATGAGCATCGCCTCGTGGGGGCCTGCGTTGAACACGTACAGCGCGTTGACGGGATACGTCCACGCCGGGTTGCCGATGTTCGCGAGCGTCATCCGTACGTGATCGGCACCGGCCTCATCGCGGATCGCGCGGTCGACGCCGCGCACGATGTCGACGGTGCGTTCGAGCTGCGTTCCGGCGGGCGCGCGCACGCGCATTTGCAGCTGGCCGTTGTCCGGGCGCGGGAAGAGCTCCGTCCCCACGCGCGACGCCAGCATGAATGACGGCACGCAAAGGACGAGATACGCGGCAAGGGCGATCCACGGCGCACGCGTCACACCGCCGATGAACCGACCGTAGCGTTCCGCGCGAACCGGATGCTCGGCCGTGCGGACGTTCGCGAACAGGCGCGCCGCGAGGACCGGCACTACCGTGCTCGACAGCACGTACGAGGCGATCATCGCGAAGCCGACCGCCAGCGCGAGCGGCGGAAAGAGCGCCCGGGCGACGCCCACGAGGAAGAACGTGGGAATGAACACGGCAAGGATGCAGAGCATCGCGAGGAGGCGGGGCTGCATGACCTCCGTCATCGCGTCGACGACCGCGCGGGACGCGCCTTTTCCGCGCGCGAGATGCGTGTGGATGTTCTCGATCGCCACCGTTGCCTCGTCGACGAGGATGCCGACCGCGAGCGCGAGCCCGCTCAGCGTCATGATGTTGATCGTGTGCCCGGCGAGCCGCAACGCGATCACCGCCGCGACGATCGAGAGCGGGATCGTCAGGACGACGATGAGGGCCGAGCGCCAGCTCCGGAGGAAGAAGAGGACCGTGAGCGCGGTGAGCAGTGCACCGAGGGCGCCCTCGAGCATCAGCGCGTTAACGCTGCGTTTTACATAAACGGATTGATCGAACTCGAAGTCGACATGGACGTCGTCCGGCACCTGCGCGCGGAGATTCGGCAGCGCGGCTTTGATCTTCGCGACGACGTCGACCGTCGACGCATCCGGCAGCTTGGTCAGCGGCATGTAGACGGTGTCGCGCCCATTCACGAGCGCAACGTTGGTGACCACGTCGCTCGAGTCCTCCACACGGGCGACGTCGCGAAGGAGCACGGGGACTCCGGCACCGCCTCGAAGCGGCAGGGTCTCGAGCTCCTTCACCGATTCGACCATCGCGTTCGTCGAGGCGATGCGGGTCTTGCCGCCGATGCGGACGTTGCCGGCGGGAAGCGTGAGGTTTCCTTTCGCGATCGCGGTCGCGACTTCGTCCGTCGACAGATCGAAGGCCCGAAGGCGCTCCGGATCGACGTACGCGACGACCATGCGAACCTTGCCGCCCGACGGCGGCGGCGCCGAGACGCCCGGAATCGTCGCGAGGAGTGGTCGCACTTTGAAGAGGGCGGCGTCCTGCACCTCTTGTCCGGATCGGGTGTCGCTCGAGAAGACGAGCTGACCGACCGGAACCGAGCCGACGTCGAACCGCACGATGAATGGCGGCAGGGTGCCGGGCGGCATGAACGAGGTCGCGCGGAAGGCCATGGCCGTCACCTGCGAGAGCGACTGCGCGATATCGGTGCCCGGATGGAAATACAGCTTGAGCATCGCCATCCCCTGGATGGACTGCGATTCGATGTGCTCGATGCCGTTGATGTAGAGGAAGTGGTACTCGTAATAGCCGACGAGCTGGCCCTCCATCTGCGTCGGTGACATGCCGCCGTACGGCTGCACGACGTAGACGACGGGCACGCCGAGGCTCGGGAAAATGTCGACGGGCGCTTTCCGCAGCGCGAGGCCGCCGCCGAAGAGGAGCGCGATGACGAGCACGACGATCGTGAGCGGGCGCCGGAGGGCGAGTCGGACCAGCCACATCAGCGCGCCCCGTGGAGGAACGGACCGATGTCGCCGGACGCGCGCGCGATCGAAAGCAGCGCGCGCTTTACTTCCAACCGCGCGACCGCGTCGTCGATCTCGGCTTGCGTGAGGAGCCGTTGTGCGTCCGCGAGATCGACCACCGGCGCGAGCCCCGTCTTGAAGCGCGCCGCCGCTTGCTCTTCGGCCGCCTTCGCCGACGCGAGCGTCTTCGGCGTCTGCTGCGCGATCGCCTGCGCGCCTTTCAGCCCAGCCTCGGCCGTCGCGAGCTGTGATGCGATGGAGAGGGCCACCTCATCGCGCCTGGCGACCGCCGCGCGCGTGGCGGCACTGGCGACCTTCGCGCGAGCGCGGATGGAAGGAAAATCGAAGAGCGACCACGTGAGGGTCACGCCGCCGAGCCAATTTGGGACGTCAGCCACGAGGCCATTCGCGGGGCTGTCGAAGATGCCGCTGCCGCGCATCCAAAGCGCGGCGACGAGATCCAGCCGCGGCAGATACTCGACGTTCACGACCTTCCGCGCTTCTTCCGCGCGAACGATGGCCGCCTCGCTTCGCGCGATCTCGGGATGAACGACCGCGGCCCGAGCGCCGCCGGCTTCCGGCTCGCGCGGTGTGACGGCGAGCGTCGGATCGCCCATCGCCTCGCCGAGCGCGACGCGCCGCATGTCGCGGGCTTGCTCCGCGCGCGCGACGAGCGTGCCCGCGTTGGCCAGCTCCGCTTCGACGCGCGCCGCGTCGGCGCCGGGCCGCAAGCTCTGATCGACGAGGGACTTCGTCACCGTCGCGAGGGTCTGCGCACGATCGACGTTCGCTTTTGCCGCGCGAACCGCCGTTTCCGCTTCGAGGAGGAGCAGATACGCATCCGCCGCGCGGTACGCGATGTCGAGCTTTTGCGCCGCCGTCACCGCGGCTGCCTCTTTCTCCGTCGCGAGCGCGAGGTCGATCGCCGCGGCTTGCCGCGAGAACGAGAGCACGTCCCACGAGGCCCAGAGGCTCGCGCCGCTCTGCCACGTCCCCGCCTCGAGCGATCGCCCGCGCGTCGGTCCGGCAATCGGCGCGAAGCCGATGATCGGCACGAACGCGCCGGGAATCGTGTTCGACGACGAACGATTGATCTCGACGCTGACGCCGATGTCCGGCAACCGATTCGACTCTGCCTCGGTGACGCGAGCCTTCGCGGCCGCCTCGTCGGCGCCGGTCACCCGAAGGCGCGGATGTCGCGCGAGCGCGGTCGTCACGACCTCGTCGAGCGTCATCGCGCGCGGCTCCGCGGCCGACGCAACGGACGGCGCAAAGAGCAACGCGATCGCGAGCACGATGCGCTTCATGCTCGGCTCCTTGCGAACCCGGCGAGCAGCGCATCGAGCTGTGCGGAGCCCGCTTCGATTCGGTCTTCGTCGCGCGGGTGTGCTGCCGCGATTCCGGCCAGCAGCGCCCCGACGCCGGCCGCCTCGACCCGACCGAACTTCGCGTCCTTCAGATCGAGGTCGTGAATGATTTCGGCGATCGCATTCAAGCCCGGTACGCGAAGGTCGAAGCGCCGTACGAACGTCTCGAACGAGCAACGGTCGCCGACGTGCGTGAAGTCGGCGTCGGCCATGTCGAAGCTCACTTCGTTGGGTTTCGCGCGGAAGCCGTCCGGCGACACGAAACGGAACCGCGCCTTCGGATCGATGAACCGGCGCACGAGCCACGCGCAGGCAATGCGATCGACGTGAATGCCCTTGCGCGTCACCCACGTCTTTCGCTGGTAGTCCGAGAGTCGCACCTTGCCGGCGGGACGGGCCGTGCGCACGTCCGGATGGTCGTCCGGCGCGACGCGTTCTGCGAGGAGGCGCAGGCTTGCCTCCGCCTCGGCGCGACCGGGCGCGCCGAAATGGTCGAGCGCGACGATCTCAGCGAGCCGCTTTCGCTGCCGCGCGAGCTCAGCCGCCGCGTCGACGCCGCGTTTGCTCGCGGCTTGCCGCGCTTCCTGCGCGATGGCGAGGTAGTCCTTCTCGCGCGCCGCCACGAAGAGCGCCTTCACGTCGCGATCGGACAAGCCTTCGACGAGCACCGCTTCGCACACGGTGGCTTCGCCGCCATCCTCCGCGATTTCCCGAGCGAGACCGCGCAGACCTTCGCGCGCGGCGTCACCGGCGGGAAGCGCGTACACCGCGTTCTTGATCGCGACCGCGCCGAGCCGCGCGAGCCGGCGCCCCACGCGAGCCCGGAAGTACACCGGGCTCGGCGGGATTTGATGGATCAGGAGCAGCCAACGCGACGGCTTCATCGAAGCGCCGTCCGGATAACACAGTTGCTACATCGCTATGCTATCTAATTCTCGCAACTGTACGCTCAGCGCGGCGCCATGACGCGCAGCACCGGCTTCCCATTCGGTCCGACGCTGAGCGGGAAGTACACGCGGTGCGTCGACGGGTCCGCCGCGACCGTGTGCGCGTTGTCGCCGGGATGCTCGCTGTCGATCTTAACGAGACCGGGCGCGCCGAGATCGAACACCGTGAGGTCTCCGCTCTCCGCCGCCACATAAAGCCAGCCGAGCCCGGGATCGATGCTGAGCACGTCCGGCCCGCTGCCGGTCCGCGCGGTCACGATCGCGTGGCCACCGTCGAGCGTGACGCGCGCGAGCGTCGAGCTCCCTTCGCACGCGACGAGCGCGCTCTGACCGTCGGGATGAAGGCGGAGGCCGTGCGCCGCTTCGCAGCCGGGAAGATCGATGCGCGTCGTGACGGTCGCGGCGATCGGATCGATGCCGACGAGCTGATCGGGACCATCGGAGCGCTCCGCCGTCACCCAGAAGGCGTGACGAGTCGCGTCGTACACGACGTTGCCCGTCTCGGCCCCGACGACGACGCGCATGCGAGCGCCGACGCCGCGGTCATGGAGCAGCGAGACGGCGCCGTCCGATTGATCGGAGACGGCGACGATCTCGTCGCGCCCATCCCACGCGATGCCGTCGGGCCCACGTCCGGTTGTCACGCGGCCGACCTCCGCTAGCGATGCCGCGTCGACGATCACGACCTGATTCGGGAGCGCCGTCACGAAGACGCGGCCGATCTCGGGGGCGACCACGACCCCGCGCGCGGTCGGGATATTCGGAACAACGCCGGCGACCTTGACCTCCGCGAGATCGACGGCGACGAGCGCGTTGTCGTGCATGTGCGCGATGAAGAGGCGCCCCCGCGAAGAGTCGATGTCCTGATAGTCGAAGCGGTTCGCGCGTCCCGGCAGCTCGACGTCACGGACGAGGCTCAGCGGAAGGCGGGCGTCGGAGACCGCGCCGGATTCAGCGCCGCCGGCGGCGTCACGCTGCGCATGGCCGCACCCGGCGACGAGGGCGGGAGCGACAAGGGCGAGGAGGAAGGGAGCACGCATGCCGAGCGCCCAAGCTCGTGCCGTGCCAACCAAGAAAGCCCGCAAAAACGGGATGCTGTTTCCTGGAGGTGACACTCCTATCGCGTATCCTCTCCCCGTCGATGACGACGGCGCTGGAGGTGACGCGCGGGACTGTCCTTCGCGGGAAATACCGGGTCGAGCGCACGCTTGGCGAAGGCGGCATGGGGATTGTCCTGCTCGCCACCCATGTGAAGCTCGAACAGCGCGTCGCGCTCAAGATGCTCCGTCCTGCGGCGCGCGCGCGGCCGAACGTCGTCGCGCGTTTTGCGCGCGAGGCTCGCGCTGCGGCGAAGCTGCGGAACGATCACGTCGTCCGCGTGCTCGACGTCGACGAGACCGAGGAAGGCGATCCGTTCCTCGTGATGGAATACTTGAGCGGCACCGACCTCGAGACGCGCGTCCGGCGCGACGGACCGCTCTCGCCGGCGGAGGCGATCGATTACGCGCTTCAGGCCTGCGAAGGGATCGCCGAGGCCCATGCCCTCGGGATCGTGCATCGCGATCTCAAGCCCGCGAACCTCTTCGTCACGAAGAGCGCGGAAGGCACCGATCGCATCAAAGTGCTCGATTTCGGCATCGCGAAGGCGGGCGAGGACTTCTCTGTCACCGCCGCGGACGCGATCCTCGGGTCACCGAGCTTCATGGCGCCGGAGCAGCTCGCGAGCGCGGGAGAGGCGAGCCCGCGCTCCGACATCTGGTCGCTTGGCGTCGTTCTCTTTTACGTCCTGACGGGGGAGCTTCCGTTCGTCGCCGACAACCTCGCCGCCCTCGCCGCGAAGATCACGGGCGAGAGCGCGCGCTCGCTCCGCGATCTGCATCCCACGCTGCCGGAGCCGCTCTACGACGTGATCGATCGATGCCTCGAGAAAGACCCCGCCGATCGATTCGCGAGCGTCGTCGAGCTCGCGCGCGCGCTTGCGGACGCGGCCGAGATCCCCGATCGCGCGGATCGCGTCTCGCGGATCGCGCGCGCGGCGGCGGTGCGGGTGGAGCAGCCTTCGTCGGCGCGGATCCCACTGGAAAAGAAGCCGGAGCGTGTCACCGAAGAGGTGGCGATAACGACGGCGCCAGTGCCGCGGCGACGGCGGTGGCCTCTCTTCGCGCTGGTTGCGATCCTCGTCATCGGCGCGGTCGTCGTTATCCGTTGGCGCGCGCGAAAGACGGAAATGGTCGCCGAGCCGGCCGTCACGCTCGATCCCGCGGGGGTCGGCTTCGATGATCTCTCGTACGCGCCCTCGCTGAAGCGCGTCGTCATCCCCGCCGGCGAGCTCGGCGAGGTCGCGCTGCTCGATCCGGAGTCGCGAAAGCTCGACGTCATCTCCGGCTTCACGCGATCGCCCACCGGCAAAGGTGGTCACACGCAAGGCGCGACCTCCGCCGCGATGGCGGGCGGACTCCTCGCGGTCATCGATCGCTCGACGCGCACCGTCGCGCTCGTGGCGCCGGAGGAACGCCGCATCCTCTCTACGCATCCGCTCGGCGGCGTCCCGGATTACGTGCGGTACGAGCCGACGAACGGCGAGGTCTGGGTGACGGAACCCGACATCGAACGCATCGAAGTGTTCACGCTCGACGCCGCCGCGAAGGAGCTTCGCCCGTCGTCGCCGATCGAGGTTCCGGGTGGGCCCGAGTTCGTCGCGTTCGACGCAACGCGCGCGTTCACGAATTTGTGGAAGGGCCAGACGAGCACGATCGATCTGCATACGCACAAAGTGCGGAACACGTTCACGAACGGCTGCGAGGGCTCGCGCACGCTCGCGATCGACGAACGACGTGCGCTCCTCTTCGTCGCGTGCGTCGAGGGGCGGGTCACCTCGATCGATCTCTCCCATGGCTATCGGCTGCTCGGAAAGGTCGACTACCACCCCGGCATCGATGCGCTGGTGCTCGACCCGACGCGGGGCCTCCTTTACGCGCCGAGCGCCGAGGCCGGAAAAATGGCGGCGATCGCGTTCGACCGCGATGGCGTCCCGAGCCTCGCGTTCGAAGTGACGACGCAAAAAGGCGCCGCGTGTGCCACGCTCGATCCCTCGGGCGCGATCTGGATCTGCGATCCCGTCCATGGGCGCCTCCTCGTCATGGCGCCGCCGCGTTGAAGAAATCGAGCCCGAAGCGCACGCCGATCTCGAACGTGCCGTGAAAACGCCGTGCCGGAGAGACCGCGCCGTTCGACACCGGGGGCGGACAGCTCGAACGACGAGCTTCGCGCGAGCGATCCGCCGATGACGAGGCCGAGCCGCGTCGAACGTCCTAGACGAAGGGTCGGGACCGCCGCCGCCCGAAGCAAGACGGGACCGCTCCATCGCCGCGTCGATACCTGATCGGAGTCGTCGATCCGGCGCACCGACCACGACCATCCGAACGCGAGCTCCGCCTCCGGAGACAGCCTTCCCCGCGCCGGTCCGCGGACGCGCGCGAGGACATCGAGCTCGAGATCGCGACCGAAGCTCGAGATGCACTCGCTCGTCGATCCACAAAGACGCGGCGTCGTCGGCGTGAAGAGACCGAGGACGCCGAGCTCGACGCGCCAGCGCGCCTGCGGATCGAGCGCGAGCGCGAGGTCTAGGCCGAGTGGGGTTCCGCCAAACGTGGTGTCGCCCGCCCGCGTCGCCCGATCGAACGCGCCTACTGGCAGCGCGAGGCCCGCGCGCACGCCGGCGTCGACGACGGGCTCGGCCTGGGCCGCCGACGCGAACGCGAGGACGAGCGCGAACGCACGCCGCTTCACGGTCGCCTCGACGGAAACCGATCATCGAAGCGCTCGAGCCCGCCGGCGGACGGAGCGCACGCGCATGCATGGCCTCGATCGTCGGCCACCGCGCAATGCGTCGCCGAAGGCGCATCGAACCGCCCTAGAAAATCGAGCTTTCCGGTCATCGACAGTCCGACGACGGAGAGACATCCGCACGCGCTTCCGGCGAGGAACGCATGGCGCATGGTCGGCGCGTAGCCCATGACGTCGTAGCCGCCGCCCGACGCGAGCGCATCGATGACGTGACCGTCGCTCGGATCGAGCACGCTGAGCGTCCCTTCCGAGCACCCGGCGAGGATCCAGCCGTGCTCGGGCTCGAGCTCGATCCCGCGCGACGCCGCGCATCCGTTCGGCCAATCGCCGACGACGCTTCGGGTGTGCACGTCGAGGGCGATGGTGCGGGCTTGCCAGTGATGCGTGTACGCGCGGCCGCGCATCGGATCGATCACGAGCGACTCCGGTCCGTTCTCGATCGGAATGATCGCGATGGAGCGGGGCGTGTTGCCTTCGAGCGTGAAGATCTCGAGCTGACTCCCCGACGGCTCCGTGACCCAGAGCTCGCCGGTGGCCGCGACCCACCTGACGTAGTCGGGCCCGGCGGCGAGCGGCGCCGTCGCGAGCGGAGCGCCCGACTTTGCATCGACGACGTGGAGCGTCTTCGACGTGCGATCCGTGGCGATCCGTGACGAACATGAGGCCGCGCCCCACGTCGGCCGAGGTCGGTCCGTCGTCGTGGCCGCCTTCGTAGCTCGGGAGCGCGGAGAAGCCGCCGTGCGTCGCGACCGCCCGCGTGTCGGGATCGACGAGGTACACGTTTCCGGAGCGGCCGCCCGGAACGATCACGCGCCGGAGCTCGGGCGACCAGCGGAGATCATCGAAGCCGATCCCCGGTTCGCCGCCGGGCAGCGCGATCTCCGTTCCTTCGCCGGCGCTCGCGCACGCGGCGAGGATCGCGACGGCGATCGTTCGTCGAACCATGCGCGGGCGAGGCAGCACGCACCGTGCCGCTCGGACTTCCCGCGGCGGACGCTTCCGAGTGACACCTCCAGGTAACAGTGACCGCGAAATCAGCGCGTTTTCCGCCCGGCACGAAGCCTGCTCAGCGCCGCGACCATCATGAACCGCGCTGTCCTCCTTTCGCTCTTTTCTCTCGTCACCGTCGGCTGCGCCGCGAGCTCTCCCGAGGAGACGTCCGGGTCGACCGAAGCCGCCATCACCGACGATTGGCAGCCGCTTCTTCGGTGCAACGACGGCGCGGCCGTGCTCGACGTGAACGGCGGCGAGCGGCGCAATCTGCAGCTCGTGATCAAGAAGAAGGAGATCATCGACTACCTCAATCGCGTTGGCGCGGTCAGCTCCGCGTACGGCGCGACGGAGGTGATCCTCTCGGGGTGGACCGGCCGCGTGAATTGGGTCGAAGGTCGTGGCCCGCGGCTCGACGCGCAGCCGTACGGGTCGCCCGGCGTGTTCAAGGCCGGCGACTTCCAAGAGATGATCGCCGATCACAACACCTACGAAGGTGGCTACGGCCGCTTCGTCCGCGTCGCGCGCGAAGGCGCCGGCATCAAGGTGCAGTTCGGCTCGATCGAGAAGCGCGGCTGCGCGCAGTTCGAGAGCTATTACGTCGGCGACGGCTTCGGCACCGTCACCTCGTGCGTGTCCGACTACTCGGAGCTCGTGGAAAAGGCGAATTGGTACTTCGACTCGTGTGAATGAAAATTGAGGCAGAATGAAGCCGATGTCCGGAAGCTCCCTCGGCTACACGGTCGACATCGGCGACGGCGAAGCGGCCGGGACGCCCGTGGCGCTGAAGCTCGTCGTGGTCGATGGACCCGACGCCGGCGCGGAGGTGCCGATCGACGGACCGTCGGAGATCGGCGCGGAGCCCGGCTGCGCGCTCGTCCTCTCGGATCCAGCGGTGTCGCGGCGACATGCACGCGTTGCCATCGGGAACGGCAACATCGTCGTGACCGATCTCGAGAGCCGGAATGGCACGTTCGTCGGCGAGGCCCGCATCCGCGAAGCCGAGCTCCCGATCGGCTCGGTGCTTCGCATCGGCAAGAGCCTCGTCGCGGTGCAGCTCCGCTGGCGCATTCGCGAGGTGCCGCCTTCGAACGCGCGTTCGTTCGGTGACCTTTACGGAGAGTCGCTCGCGATGCGTGAGATCTTTGCCATCCTCGAGCGAGTCGCGCGAAGCGACGTGACGGTGCTCGTCGAAGGCGAGAGCGGAACCGGAAAGGAGCTCGTCGCGCGATCGATCCATCGTGCATCGCGCCGTGCCTCCGGTCCGTACGTCGTGTTCGACTGCAGCGCGGTGCCGGCCGACCTCGCCGAGAGCGAGCTCTTCGGCCACAAAAAGGGCGCTTTTTCGGGCGCAACCGCCGATCGACCGGGCGCGTTCCGCAGCGCGCACGGCGGCACGCTTTGCCTCGACGAGCTTGGCGAGCTGCCGCTCGATCTCCAGCCGAAGCTCCTACGCGCGCTCGAGAACCGCGAGGTGCGGGCGGTGGGTGAGGACGCGCCGCGCAAGATCGACGTGCGTGTCATCGCGTCGACGAACCGCGATCTGCATGCCGAGGTGCAGCGCGGTCGCTTCCGCGCCGATCTTCTGTATCGCCTCGAAGTCGTGCGCGTCCGCATGCCTCCGCTCCGCGCGCGGCCCGATGACATCGCGGGTCTCGTCGAGCGCCTGCTCGAAAACGAT
This window encodes:
- a CDS encoding sigma 54-dependent Fis family transcriptional regulator; this encodes MSGSSLGYTVDIGDGEAAGTPVALKLVVVDGPDAGAEVPIDGPSEIGAEPGCALVLSDPAVSRRHARVAIGNGNIVVTDLESRNGTFVGEARIREAELPIGSVLRIGKSLVAVQLRWRIREVPPSNARSFGDLYGESLAMREIFAILERVARSDVTVLVEGESGTGKELVARSIHRASRRASGPYVVFDCSAVPADLAESELFGHKKGAFSGATADRPGAFRSAHGGTLCLDELGELPLDLQPKLLRALENREVRAVGEDAPRKIDVRVIASTNRDLHAEVQRGRFRADLLYRLEVVRVRMPPLRARPDDIAGLVERLLENDLPPGDRIEGENLKKLAAYAWPGNVRELKNTLARAVALGAGPDGPARFTDLVFNVGPATAAPATIGFEFPGVAEPMPFKDAKAQLVEAFERAYVAALRKRHPGNVQRAADAAGLSRKHLYELLKRVEGREPE